A genomic segment from Parolsenella catena encodes:
- a CDS encoding tyrosine recombinase: MELSRALKEYLNYVAVERGCSRNTVLAYGRDLRSYLAGLRREGITRPDQVTRERIEEHIRRLRESGLAISSVERAVSAIKGFHRFMVAERISITHPAADLPLPKKPDRLPDVISREQATALLDQPFPATASGQRDHAIVEVLYGCGLRVSELCGLDLRQVMLDEQVLRVVGKGDKERIVPIVGTAASVLSEYLEQWRPQLVSPRVSSSAVFLNNRGRRLSRQSVHSLVAKAGAVVGIEGLHPHTLRHSFATHMLEGGADLRIVQELLGHADISTTQLYTHLDRSHVREVYMGAHPRANA; this comes from the coding sequence GTGGAACTCTCGCGCGCACTCAAGGAGTACCTCAACTACGTGGCAGTCGAGCGCGGCTGCTCGCGCAACACGGTCCTGGCCTATGGCCGAGACCTGCGCAGCTACCTCGCCGGCCTCAGGCGCGAGGGCATCACGCGTCCCGACCAGGTCACGCGCGAGCGCATCGAGGAGCACATCCGTCGCCTGCGCGAGAGCGGCCTGGCCATCTCGAGCGTCGAGCGCGCCGTCTCGGCCATCAAGGGCTTCCACCGCTTCATGGTCGCCGAGCGCATCTCCATCACGCATCCGGCGGCGGACCTCCCGCTGCCCAAGAAGCCCGACCGCCTGCCCGACGTCATCAGCCGCGAGCAGGCCACCGCGCTGCTCGACCAGCCCTTCCCGGCCACGGCGTCCGGCCAGAGGGACCACGCCATCGTCGAGGTGCTCTACGGCTGCGGCCTGCGCGTCTCCGAGCTGTGCGGCCTGGATCTTCGCCAGGTCATGCTCGACGAGCAGGTGCTGCGCGTCGTGGGCAAGGGCGACAAGGAGCGCATCGTCCCCATCGTGGGGACGGCGGCAAGCGTGCTGTCCGAGTACCTCGAGCAGTGGCGCCCTCAGCTCGTGAGCCCGCGCGTCTCGTCCTCGGCGGTGTTCCTCAACAACCGCGGCAGGCGCCTCTCGCGCCAGAGCGTGCACTCGCTCGTGGCCAAGGCCGGCGCCGTCGTGGGGATCGAGGGGCTTCACCCGCACACGCTGCGCCACAGCTTTGCCACCCACATGCTCGAGGGCGGCGCCGACCTGCGCATCGTCCAGGAGCTCCTGGGGCATGCCGACATCTCCACGACGCAGCTCTACACGCACCTCGATCGCTCCCACGTGCGCGAGGTCTACATGGGCGCCCATCCGCGCGCCAACGCGTAG
- a CDS encoding peptidoglycan D,D-transpeptidase FtsI family protein translates to MNSRDTRRGSSRRNTSQRRPRQTSSYDEERRRRSRGGAGEVAGGRRLPLVVIALLAVVAARLVWLQVIDAPRLSARADAMSTTNVAILAKRGTIYDRNGNVLATSVECRTLYCNPSAVGDKNAAAQVLADKLGGQASDYLPTLSQDTTFAYLKRQVDTDVATDVISTLASKDIEGVYTLADVKRVYPYGATAGQVLGFIGTDGHGLSGLELQYDDVLSGTDGEMLVERGRDGSPVAGGASEIHEATDGTDIIVSLDVNVQRVAEEQLTQAMDDTEAKSGNVIVTQPGTGEILAACSWPLFDPTDSSTLTNDALKLMSVSDSYEPGSTFKTLTMAIGYDTGTINKSSTFSVPAQVKVGDDTVTDVDGRDYMMDMTPTEIMRRSSNTGAALVGQAIGADKFAAGIAALGIGQKTGIDFPGESAGIVPSRDEYTGATTGAAAFGQGIAFPSIQLVRAIGAIANKGTLVTPHFLVQKGSEKADWGQGQQAISSEACESVIGDLREVVLEGTGQEAQVAGYDVVGKTGTGQQALDTGGYLDDSYLSSFIGFANGDDAQVLCYVGLYGTAQHGSAACAPFSAIMSEALTDLSVPTQN, encoded by the coding sequence ATGAATTCTCGAGACACAAGACGCGGCTCCTCCCGCCGCAACACATCCCAGCGCCGCCCCCGCCAGACGTCCTCGTATGACGAGGAGCGCCGGCGGCGCAGCCGTGGGGGCGCCGGGGAGGTCGCCGGCGGCAGGCGCCTGCCCCTCGTCGTGATCGCCCTGCTCGCCGTGGTGGCTGCTCGCCTCGTGTGGCTGCAGGTCATAGACGCGCCGAGGCTCTCGGCCCGCGCCGACGCCATGTCGACGACGAACGTCGCCATACTCGCGAAGCGCGGCACCATCTACGACCGCAACGGCAACGTGCTCGCCACGAGCGTCGAGTGCCGCACCCTCTACTGCAACCCGAGCGCCGTGGGCGACAAGAACGCCGCTGCGCAGGTCCTGGCCGACAAGCTCGGCGGCCAGGCGAGCGACTACCTGCCCACGCTGTCGCAGGACACGACGTTTGCCTACCTCAAGCGCCAGGTGGACACCGACGTGGCCACCGACGTCATCTCAACGCTCGCCTCGAAGGACATCGAGGGCGTCTACACGCTCGCCGACGTCAAGCGCGTCTACCCCTACGGTGCCACGGCCGGCCAGGTGCTTGGCTTCATCGGCACGGACGGCCACGGGCTGTCCGGCCTTGAGCTGCAGTACGACGACGTGCTCTCGGGCACGGATGGCGAGATGCTCGTGGAGCGCGGCCGCGACGGCTCGCCCGTGGCCGGCGGCGCGTCAGAGATCCATGAGGCCACGGACGGCACGGACATCATCGTCTCGCTCGACGTCAACGTCCAGCGCGTGGCCGAGGAGCAGCTCACGCAGGCCATGGACGACACGGAGGCCAAGAGCGGCAACGTCATCGTCACCCAGCCCGGCACCGGAGAGATCCTCGCCGCCTGCTCGTGGCCGCTGTTCGACCCAACGGACTCCTCGACCCTCACGAACGACGCCCTCAAGCTCATGAGCGTCTCGGACTCCTACGAGCCCGGCTCCACGTTCAAGACGCTCACGATGGCCATCGGCTATGACACGGGCACGATCAACAAGAGCTCGACGTTCTCCGTGCCCGCCCAGGTCAAGGTCGGCGACGACACGGTGACCGACGTCGACGGCCGCGACTACATGATGGACATGACCCCCACTGAGATCATGCGCCGCTCCTCCAACACCGGCGCCGCCCTCGTGGGGCAGGCCATCGGCGCGGACAAGTTCGCCGCGGGCATCGCCGCGCTCGGCATCGGCCAGAAGACGGGCATCGACTTCCCCGGCGAGTCGGCCGGCATCGTTCCCTCGCGTGACGAGTACACCGGCGCCACGACGGGAGCGGCTGCCTTTGGCCAGGGCATCGCCTTCCCCTCCATCCAGCTCGTGCGCGCCATCGGCGCCATCGCCAACAAGGGCACGCTCGTGACGCCCCACTTCCTCGTCCAGAAGGGCTCGGAGAAGGCCGACTGGGGCCAGGGTCAGCAGGCCATCTCATCCGAGGCGTGCGAGAGCGTCATCGGCGACCTGCGCGAGGTCGTGCTCGAGGGCACGGGCCAGGAGGCCCAGGTGGCTGGCTATGACGTCGTGGGCAAGACAGGAACGGGCCAGCAGGCGCTCGACACGGGCGGCTACCTGGATGACTCCTACCTCAGCTCGTTCATCGGTTTCGCGAACGGCGATGACGCGCAGGTGCTGTGCTACGTGGGCCTGTACGGCACGGCGCAGCACGGCAGCGCGGCGTGCGCGCCCTTCTCGGCTATCATGAGTGAGGCCCTCACGGACCTGAGCGTGCCAACACAAAACTAG
- a CDS encoding division/cell wall cluster transcriptional repressor MraZ, which yields MYLTGSKTVSVDAQGRITLPADYRDDFKESGNKVCLIYVKGALWGFTPEGHKEWVESCFPEGFNPRSKKDKALRLGLNAKTVTVEIDKSGRVALGKIAPSDLEKLSLGREAVVVGDADHFAVYNTEAWAAKQAELDVDIDALLDDED from the coding sequence ATGTACCTGACTGGGTCCAAGACCGTTTCTGTGGACGCCCAGGGGCGCATCACGCTTCCCGCCGACTATCGCGACGACTTCAAGGAGTCGGGCAACAAGGTCTGCCTCATCTACGTGAAGGGCGCGCTGTGGGGCTTCACCCCCGAGGGTCACAAGGAGTGGGTCGAGAGCTGCTTTCCCGAGGGCTTCAACCCGCGCTCCAAGAAGGACAAGGCGCTTCGCCTGGGCCTGAACGCCAAGACGGTCACGGTCGAGATCGACAAGTCCGGCCGCGTCGCGCTTGGCAAGATCGCCCCGTCCGACCTGGAGAAGCTGTCCCTCGGCCGCGAGGCGGTCGTCGTTGGCGACGCGGACCACTTCGCCGTGTACAACACGGAGGCATGGGCCGCCAAGCAGGCTGAGCTCGACGTCGACATCGACGCCCTGCTCGATGACGAGGACTAG
- a CDS encoding CTP synthase, whose product MTKHIFVTGGVVSSLGKGITAASLGRLLKSRGYKVMMQKADPYLNVDPGTMSPFQHGEVFVTEDGYESDLDLGHYERFIDENLTRNSNFTTGAIYQSLIARERRGDFLGGTVQVIPHVTNAIKERFRRVEEQTGADVVITELGGTIGDIEGQAFVEAIRQFRKEKGTADCCLIHVSLVPYIAAAHEVKTKPTQHSVRELRSMGIQPDFIMCRSDHEVDESIRAKIASFCDVEPDHVFENSDCASIYDVPEHLARQGFDLKVCERLGLDPRKSDMSEWYGFTSRMHEANDKADVTKIAVVGKYTQLPDAYLSVIEALHHSGVYYGRHVDINLIDGENLTEDDVEQVLGDADGILVPGGFGIRGLEGKILATHRARTTGTPFLGICLGLQVAVCEYARNVAGMPGASSTEFVPDCEYPVIDLMPDQEDVTSKGGTMRLGAYPCKVAEGTLAREAYGEELVYERHRHRFEVNNAYREKLHQAGLTFSGVSPDDRLVEMVELPEDVHPWFVAAQFHPEFKSRPTRPQPLFREFVRAAIARHEGVDRHEVNAGE is encoded by the coding sequence ATGACAAAGCACATCTTCGTGACTGGTGGCGTCGTCTCGTCCCTCGGCAAGGGCATCACCGCCGCCTCGCTCGGCCGCCTGCTCAAGTCTCGTGGCTACAAGGTCATGATGCAGAAGGCCGATCCCTACCTCAACGTCGACCCGGGCACGATGAGTCCGTTCCAGCACGGCGAGGTCTTCGTGACCGAGGACGGCTATGAGTCCGACCTCGACCTGGGCCACTACGAGCGCTTCATCGACGAGAACCTCACGCGCAACTCCAACTTCACCACGGGCGCCATCTACCAGAGCCTCATCGCCCGCGAGCGCCGCGGTGACTTCCTCGGCGGCACCGTCCAGGTCATCCCGCACGTCACGAACGCCATCAAGGAGCGCTTCCGCCGCGTCGAGGAGCAAACGGGCGCAGACGTCGTCATCACCGAGCTCGGCGGCACAATCGGCGACATCGAGGGCCAGGCGTTCGTCGAGGCCATCCGCCAGTTCCGCAAGGAGAAGGGCACGGCAGACTGCTGCCTCATCCACGTGAGCCTCGTGCCCTACATCGCCGCCGCCCACGAGGTCAAGACCAAGCCCACGCAGCACTCCGTGCGCGAGCTGCGCTCCATGGGCATCCAGCCCGACTTCATCATGTGCCGCTCCGACCACGAGGTCGACGAGTCCATCCGCGCCAAGATCGCGAGCTTCTGTGACGTCGAGCCCGACCACGTCTTCGAGAACTCGGACTGCGCCTCCATCTACGACGTGCCCGAGCACCTCGCCCGTCAGGGCTTTGACCTCAAGGTCTGCGAGCGCCTTGGCCTTGACCCGCGCAAGAGCGACATGAGCGAGTGGTACGGCTTCACGAGCCGCATGCACGAGGCCAACGACAAGGCCGACGTCACCAAGATCGCCGTCGTGGGCAAGTACACGCAGCTGCCTGACGCCTACCTGTCCGTCATCGAGGCCCTGCACCACTCCGGCGTCTACTACGGCCGCCACGTCGACATCAACCTCATCGACGGCGAGAACCTCACCGAAGACGACGTCGAGCAGGTCCTCGGCGACGCCGACGGCATCCTCGTGCCCGGCGGCTTTGGCATCCGCGGCCTGGAGGGCAAGATCCTCGCCACGCACCGCGCCCGCACGACTGGCACGCCGTTCCTCGGCATCTGCTTGGGCCTTCAGGTTGCCGTGTGCGAGTACGCCCGCAACGTCGCCGGCATGCCGGGCGCCAGCTCCACCGAGTTCGTCCCCGACTGCGAGTACCCGGTCATCGACCTCATGCCCGACCAGGAGGACGTCACGTCCAAGGGCGGCACCATGCGCCTGGGCGCCTACCCCTGCAAGGTCGCCGAGGGCACGCTCGCGCGTGAGGCCTACGGCGAGGAGCTCGTCTACGAGCGTCACCGCCACCGCTTCGAGGTGAACAACGCCTACCGCGAGAAGCTCCACCAGGCCGGCCTCACGTTCTCCGGCGTCTCCCCGGACGACCGCCTCGTCGAGATGGTCGAGCTGCCCGAGGACGTCCACCCGTGGTTCGTCGCCGCGCAGTTCCACCCGGAGTTCAAGAGCCGCCCGACGCGTCCGCAGCCTCTGTTCCGCGAGTTCGTGCGTGCCGCCATCGCCCGCCACGAGGGCGTCGACCGTCACGAGGTCAACGCGGGGGAGTAG
- the rsmH gene encoding 16S rRNA (cytosine(1402)-N(4))-methyltransferase RsmH, protein MTDEYRHVPVMLGEVLRELDPKPGDIVCDCTLGGAGHTVELARRVAPDGLSIGIDQDDMALAAATERFEREVPQGRHLFLKGNFGDLDELLVKAEVPGVDCFLFDLGVSSPQLDIPERGFSYNEDAPLDMRMDPGTHTQTAAEVINTYDEADLARILSVYGDEKFASRIAREIVRRRAKEPIRTTFELVDAIKAAIPAAARRHGGHPARKTFQALRIEVNHELEVLERGLEAAIRWLNPGGRVCVISYHSLEDRIVKHLFGEMSQGCTCPPDLPVCVCGHVPIIRVKTRKPLVAGEEELERNPRARSAKTRVAVKLDC, encoded by the coding sequence ATGACAGATGAATACCGGCACGTACCCGTGATGCTGGGGGAGGTCCTGCGCGAGCTGGACCCCAAGCCCGGGGACATCGTCTGCGACTGCACGCTCGGAGGGGCCGGCCACACGGTCGAGCTCGCCCGCCGCGTGGCGCCTGACGGCCTGTCCATCGGCATCGACCAGGACGACATGGCGCTTGCCGCTGCCACCGAGCGCTTCGAGCGCGAGGTGCCGCAGGGCCGGCACCTGTTCCTCAAGGGCAACTTCGGGGACCTCGACGAGCTTCTCGTCAAGGCCGAGGTGCCCGGCGTGGACTGCTTCCTGTTCGACCTCGGCGTCTCATCCCCGCAGCTCGATATTCCCGAGAGGGGTTTCTCCTACAACGAGGACGCACCCCTCGACATGCGAATGGATCCGGGAACACACACCCAAACCGCAGCCGAGGTCATCAACACCTATGACGAAGCCGACCTCGCCCGGATCCTTTCCGTCTACGGAGACGAGAAGTTCGCCTCCCGCATCGCCCGCGAGATCGTGAGGCGAAGGGCCAAGGAGCCCATCAGAACGACGTTCGAGCTCGTCGACGCCATCAAGGCCGCGATTCCCGCGGCGGCGAGGCGCCACGGCGGACACCCGGCGCGCAAGACGTTCCAGGCCCTGCGCATCGAGGTGAACCACGAGCTCGAGGTGCTCGAGAGGGGGCTCGAGGCGGCCATCCGCTGGCTGAACCCGGGCGGTCGCGTCTGCGTCATCAGCTACCACTCGCTCGAGGACCGCATCGTCAAGCACCTGTTTGGCGAGATGAGCCAGGGGTGCACCTGCCCACCGGACCTTCCGGTGTGCGTGTGCGGCCACGTGCCGATCATCCGCGTCAAGACTCGCAAGCCACTCGTGGCGGGCGAGGAGGAGCTCGAGCGCAACCCACGCGCCCGCAGCGCCAAGACGCGCGTGGCGGTGAAGCTCGACTGCTAG